From one Desulfuromonas thiophila genomic stretch:
- a CDS encoding mannose-1-phosphate guanylyltransferase/mannose-6-phosphate isomerase: MAMLIPVILSGGIGARLWPVSRQSQPKPFMQLADGESLIQKTFTRLEALGDLAEILVVTNRDHYFQTLDAYQVLPLSQRCGLRFVLEPCGRNTAPAIALAALQVAELYGDSAQLLVLPADHLIARTADFAAAVALARQLAARDYLVTFGLKPQRPDTGFGYIEAGEPFCDCAAPAGLEAAAVSRFAEKPSQHRAEEYLASGRHLWNAGIFCFSAGALLAGLQRYTPDLFDAVSLCWQQTRRDIEPLQLPAPLFSEVPDISIDYALLERADNVAVIRCDLGWDDVGSWDALAAQLPADAQGNRREGAGEVLLHASRNCYVRSEERLVTAVGVENLIIIDTADALLVLDRRHCQDVKVLVDQLKRQGHPCYHNHRTVHRPWGTYTVLEQGERFKIKRIVVKPAASLSLQMHYHRCEHWVVVSGTARIINGDKEMLLCTNESTYIPAGHRHRLENPGRVPLVMIEVQSGEYLEEDDIVRFDDVYQRVGNTIYESC; encoded by the coding sequence ATAGCGATGTTGATTCCCGTGATCCTTTCCGGTGGTATCGGTGCCCGGCTTTGGCCCGTTTCACGCCAGAGCCAGCCCAAGCCCTTTATGCAGCTGGCCGACGGCGAAAGCCTGATACAGAAAACCTTCACCCGCCTCGAAGCCCTCGGTGACCTGGCCGAGATCCTGGTGGTGACCAACCGCGACCACTACTTCCAGACCCTCGACGCCTATCAGGTGCTGCCGCTGTCGCAGCGCTGTGGCCTGCGTTTTGTGCTTGAACCCTGCGGCCGCAACACGGCCCCGGCCATTGCCCTGGCCGCCCTGCAGGTTGCCGAGCTGTATGGTGACAGCGCTCAGCTGCTGGTGCTGCCGGCAGATCATCTCATCGCCCGCACTGCCGATTTCGCTGCCGCCGTTGCCCTGGCGCGCCAGCTGGCCGCGCGTGACTATCTGGTGACCTTCGGCCTCAAACCCCAGCGGCCCGATACCGGTTTCGGCTACATTGAGGCGGGCGAGCCCTTCTGTGACTGTGCCGCCCCTGCCGGGCTGGAGGCCGCCGCCGTAAGCCGTTTCGCTGAAAAACCCAGCCAGCACAGGGCCGAGGAGTACCTTGCCAGCGGCCGTCATTTATGGAACGCTGGCATCTTCTGCTTCAGTGCCGGCGCCTTGCTGGCCGGCCTGCAACGTTATACGCCGGATCTGTTTGACGCCGTCAGCCTTTGCTGGCAGCAGACCCGTCGTGATATCGAACCGCTGCAGCTGCCGGCGCCCCTGTTCAGCGAGGTGCCTGATATCTCCATCGACTACGCCTTGCTGGAGCGGGCCGACAACGTCGCCGTGATCCGCTGTGATCTTGGCTGGGACGATGTTGGCAGTTGGGATGCGCTGGCAGCGCAACTGCCCGCCGATGCGCAGGGCAACCGGCGCGAGGGTGCGGGCGAGGTGCTGCTGCACGCTAGCCGCAATTGCTATGTGCGCAGCGAGGAGCGCCTGGTCACGGCTGTCGGGGTGGAAAATCTCATTATCATCGACACCGCTGACGCCCTGCTGGTGCTTGATCGGCGTCACTGCCAGGACGTCAAGGTCCTGGTCGATCAGCTCAAACGCCAGGGTCATCCCTGCTACCACAACCATCGCACCGTTCACCGGCCCTGGGGTACCTATACGGTGCTGGAGCAGGGCGAGCGCTTCAAGATCAAACGCATCGTTGTCAAGCCGGCTGCCAGCCTGTCGCTGCAGATGCACTACCACCGCTGCGAGCACTGGGTGGTGGTCAGCGGCACGGCCCGCATCATCAATGGCGACAAGGAAATGCTGCTCTGTACCAATGAATCGACCTATATCCCCGCCGGTCATCGTCACCGGCTGGAAAACCCCGGCCGGGTGCCGCTGGTGATGATTGAGGTGCAAAGCGGCGAATATCTTGAAGAAGACGATATCGTGCGCTTCGACGATGTTTATCAACGTGTCGGAAATACTATTTATGAATCTTGTTAG
- a CDS encoding ABC transporter permease — protein sequence MLFMNLVRALWQYRQFVFGSVKREFQLKYRNSMLGAAWTLLQPLAMILVYALIFSRVMQARLPGVDGPFAYSIYLCAGILAWGMFAEILGRAQNIFLEQAGLIKKVNFPRMTLPLIVIFSALVNFLIVFGLFLVFLLVVGQFPGWVILSLFPVLFIQILVAIGLGMIAGVLNVFFRDVGQLIVIVLQFWFWLTPIVYPASILPASLRSLLAYNPMAGLIAAWQGVLVTAVSPQWFSLLYPALLGLVLCAFGFHLFRRRSAEMVDEL from the coding sequence ATACTATTTATGAATCTTGTTAGAGCTCTTTGGCAGTATCGGCAGTTTGTTTTCGGTAGTGTCAAGCGCGAGTTTCAGCTCAAATATCGTAATTCAATGCTTGGTGCGGCCTGGACCCTGTTGCAGCCCCTGGCCATGATTTTAGTCTATGCGCTGATATTTTCGCGGGTAATGCAGGCGCGCCTGCCCGGTGTTGACGGCCCCTTTGCTTATAGTATCTACTTGTGTGCAGGAATCCTGGCCTGGGGAATGTTTGCTGAAATTCTTGGTCGGGCGCAGAATATTTTTCTTGAGCAGGCCGGATTGATCAAAAAAGTCAATTTTCCACGCATGACTCTGCCTTTGATTGTTATTTTTTCGGCATTAGTTAATTTTTTGATTGTTTTTGGGCTTTTTCTGGTTTTTCTGTTGGTGGTTGGACAGTTCCCCGGCTGGGTGATTCTGTCCTTGTTCCCGGTGTTGTTCATCCAGATTCTTGTGGCTATCGGACTGGGCATGATCGCCGGGGTTCTTAATGTTTTTTTTCGTGATGTCGGACAATTGATCGTTATTGTGTTGCAGTTCTGGTTTTGGCTGACACCGATCGTTTATCCCGCAAGTATTTTACCGGCTTCGCTTCGTTCTTTGCTGGCATACAATCCTATGGCAGGGCTGATCGCTGCCTGGCAGGGTGTTCTTGTAACAGCCGTATCGCCACAGTGGTTTTCTTTGCTGTATCCGGCGCTGCTGGGGCTGGTGCTTTGTGCCTTTGGTTTTCATCTGTTCCGGCGCCGATCCGCTGAAATGGTGGATGAATTGTAA
- a CDS encoding ABC transporter ATP-binding protein, with translation MAAIRVENVSKAYRCYAGRWSRLLEWTLPVLGARHQQVWVVRDVSFSVWPGEAVGIVGMNGAGKSTLLKMIAGTTVPTHGQIFLRGRVAALLELGLGFHPDFTGRQNLYMAGQLMGLSSDFIDAQMPEIEAFAEVGDYLDKPVRVYSSGMQMRLAFSIATAQRPDILIVDEALSVGDSYFQHKSFDRIRQFRQQGTTLLLVSHDKSAIQSICDRAILLHEGRLALEGEPDAVLDYYNALLAQRGDYELWQQRQEGVTRTFSGTGEACLLHVGLLDENNRPLDVVAVGQRVCLRIVFRAQEALPEVVLGYQIRDRLGQAVFGTNTAYLNQPLYHLAKDETVEYRFYFEAMLGEGSYTLSVALHTSESHVMHNYAWHDMALMFSVVNSNQKRFVGVAWLPPTMECLR, from the coding sequence ATGGCGGCCATTCGCGTTGAGAATGTTTCGAAAGCTTACCGCTGCTATGCTGGACGCTGGTCTCGCCTGCTGGAATGGACACTTCCCGTCCTTGGCGCGCGTCACCAACAGGTTTGGGTGGTGCGGGATGTTAGTTTTTCGGTTTGGCCGGGAGAGGCCGTAGGAATTGTCGGCATGAACGGTGCCGGTAAAAGTACGTTGCTCAAGATGATAGCCGGCACCACGGTGCCCACGCATGGACAGATTTTCCTTCGTGGCCGAGTTGCTGCTCTGCTTGAATTGGGACTTGGTTTTCATCCCGATTTCACCGGGCGCCAGAATCTTTATATGGCTGGGCAGCTGATGGGACTTTCCAGTGATTTTATTGATGCCCAGATGCCTGAAATTGAAGCGTTTGCCGAAGTCGGTGATTATCTGGACAAGCCGGTAAGAGTCTATTCGAGCGGCATGCAGATGCGCCTGGCTTTCAGTATTGCAACAGCTCAGCGCCCGGATATCCTGATAGTTGATGAAGCTCTTTCCGTAGGGGATAGTTATTTTCAACATAAAAGTTTCGACCGGATTCGGCAATTTCGCCAGCAAGGAACAACTCTTTTGCTGGTTTCACATGATAAAAGCGCTATCCAGTCGATCTGCGACAGGGCGATTTTGCTCCATGAAGGCAGATTGGCCCTCGAAGGAGAACCCGATGCCGTGCTGGATTACTACAACGCCTTGCTGGCGCAACGGGGAGACTATGAACTCTGGCAGCAACGACAGGAGGGGGTAACCCGAACGTTCTCCGGTACCGGGGAGGCGTGCCTACTGCATGTAGGTTTGCTTGACGAGAACAACCGTCCCCTTGATGTCGTCGCGGTCGGCCAGAGGGTCTGTCTGCGGATTGTTTTTAGAGCGCAGGAAGCACTTCCCGAGGTTGTTCTCGGTTATCAGATCAGGGATCGTCTTGGTCAGGCAGTTTTTGGCACCAATACGGCTTATCTCAATCAGCCGTTGTACCATCTCGCGAAGGATGAAACGGTTGAGTACCGGTTTTATTTTGAGGCGATGCTGGGAGAGGGTTCCTACACGCTTTCCGTGGCGTTACATACCAGCGAAAGCCATGTCATGCATAATTATGCCTGGCATGATATGGCGTTGATGTTTTCGGTGGTCAACTCAAACCAGAAACGTTTTGTCGGTGTGGCCTGGCTGCCGCCGACCATGGAGTGTTTGCGGTAA